Proteins encoded by one window of Polaribacter haliotis:
- a CDS encoding solute:sodium symporter family transporter translates to MQFLTFIGFTALVAIIAYLKTRSTKEDSSDGYFLGGRSLTAGVIAGSLLLTNLSTEQIVGLNGAAYESGLSVMVWETLAAIAMVVTAMFLLPRYLKGGLTTVPGFLAKRFDVTTKTLTSGLFLTGYVVVLLPVILYSGSLAISGMFDVPELLGVTQKESIWICVWGIGIIGSIYAVFGGLKAVAVSDSINAIGLLIGGILIPIFGLMMIGDGSLLDGLSILTTENPDKFKSMGGEADPVPFYTIFTGMMLVQLFYWGTNQQIIQRALGAKDLKEGQKGLLLASFIKILGPIIVVLPGLIAFHLFQGNLESADSAYPELVRKVLPQAWVGFFAAVLFGAILSSFNSVLNSSVTLFGIDIYKQHINKEADEKTVVKYGKTFGVILAIAAMFIAPLIANAGSLFDYLQEINGIYSIPILTIIIVGYLTKYVPAIAAKIGLVSGCLLYVMSQFFMQPYFVDAAMEEANIKGITDATELAIIEAQAYPHFLDVMAILFILNVIIMLIIGKLYPRKEPFIQEYTKQVDITPWKYTKHAGIAICLIVVGVYVYFA, encoded by the coding sequence ATGCAATTTCTAACCTTTATAGGATTTACGGCTTTAGTGGCAATTATCGCTTATTTAAAAACAAGAAGCACAAAGGAAGATTCTTCAGATGGATATTTTTTAGGAGGACGAAGTTTAACAGCTGGAGTTATAGCTGGTTCTTTATTATTAACTAATCTATCTACAGAACAAATCGTTGGCTTAAATGGAGCTGCTTACGAAAGTGGATTATCTGTAATGGTTTGGGAGACATTAGCAGCAATTGCAATGGTAGTAACAGCCATGTTTTTATTACCAAGATACTTAAAAGGCGGTTTAACAACAGTTCCTGGGTTCTTGGCGAAAAGATTCGATGTTACCACAAAAACACTTACCTCTGGATTATTTCTAACAGGTTATGTAGTTGTTCTGCTTCCTGTAATTTTATATTCTGGTTCTTTAGCCATTAGCGGAATGTTCGATGTTCCTGAATTATTAGGTGTTACTCAAAAAGAATCTATTTGGATTTGTGTTTGGGGAATTGGAATTATAGGTTCTATTTATGCTGTTTTTGGAGGATTAAAAGCAGTTGCAGTTTCAGATTCTATTAACGCAATTGGTTTATTAATTGGAGGTATTTTAATTCCTATTTTTGGATTGATGATGATTGGAGATGGAAGTTTGTTAGATGGTTTATCCATCTTAACAACAGAAAATCCAGATAAATTTAAATCTATGGGAGGAGAAGCAGATCCTGTTCCTTTTTATACGATTTTTACAGGAATGATGCTAGTTCAATTATTTTATTGGGGAACCAACCAACAGATTATACAAAGAGCTTTAGGAGCAAAAGATTTAAAAGAAGGGCAAAAAGGTTTATTATTAGCTTCATTTATAAAAATATTGGGGCCAATAATTGTTGTTTTGCCAGGTTTAATTGCTTTTCACTTATTTCAAGGGAATTTAGAATCTGCAGACAGTGCATATCCAGAATTGGTTAGAAAAGTATTGCCACAAGCTTGGGTTGGTTTCTTTGCTGCTGTTTTATTTGGTGCAATTTTAAGTTCTTTTAATAGTGTTTTAAACAGTTCTGTAACTTTATTTGGTATAGATATTTACAAACAGCACATCAACAAAGAGGCAGACGAAAAAACAGTAGTAAAATATGGTAAAACATTTGGAGTTATATTAGCAATTGCAGCGATGTTTATTGCTCCATTAATAGCAAATGCAGGAAGCTTATTTGATTATTTACAAGAAATTAACGGAATATATAGTATCCCTATTTTAACGATTATTATTGTTGGTTACTTAACAAAATATGTTCCAGCAATAGCCGCTAAAATTGGTTTAGTTTCTGGATGTTTATTGTATGTAATGAGTCAATTTTTTATGCAACCTTATTTTGTAGATGCTGCAATGGAAGAAGCAAACATAAAAGGAATTACAGATGCAACAGAACTAGCTATTATTGAAGCACAAGCATATCCTCACTTTTTAGATGTTATGGCTATTTTATTCATTCTAAACGTAATTATTATGTTGATAATCGGAAAATTATATCCAAGAAAAGAACCTTTTATTCAAGAATATACAAAACAAGTAGATATTACGCCTTGGAAATACACAAAACATGCTGGTATAGCTATTTGCTTAATTGTGGTTGGGGTTTATGTTTACTTTGCTTAA
- a CDS encoding M1 family metallopeptidase, with amino-acid sequence MKKAFYFLSILFIFSCTSKQDDIILDKGISLELAQLRKQQISDVLYHLDFKIPKEKTSPISSKLQLDLTLNNLENDLILDFNEEKSHLKSLKVNGQILEIKHEKEHLIIDKKHLVKGANSIEIFFNAGEISLNRNEEFLYTLLVPDRASTLFPCFDQPDIKANYKLRITAPKDWKVLCGAFEESALEIDGFTEHTFAKTDLMSTYLFSFVAGKFTEEIKNPGAFDMRFLYRENNQEKIDESVDEVYKIHQNSLGFLKSYTQVKFPFQKMDFAAIPPFQYGGMEHVGAIQYRASSLFLDKNATQNRKLSRAKLIAHETSHMWFGDLVTMKWFNDVWMKEVFANFMADKIMNPVFPEINHDLSFMMSHYPSAYSEDRTKGTNAIRQYLGNLKNAGSLYGRIIYNKAPIMMRQLEFLLGEEAFQQGIQEYIKTYQNSNADWNELVSILDKKSAGDIKNWSDVWVNSAGRPVFYEEIELNEKGNVTKFVIHQKAEDGSDKIWTQSFRIQLLDERGYLKNINIKNMGKSFDITLATKDFKPGQILYNTNGFGYGVFPIYKDKIDSYKNIKDEVSRGYQYINLYENMLNGEITPLETYNVYLEAVQKEENELITGYLSGRIQHIFWTFLNEEEQNNIQKNSETSIFNLLESELPKNIKRTLFGLYQSIAFSEVGVNNLYTIWKKDKNIKNLFLNENDYTSLAMKLAIFKHPKANEILEEQQTRISNLDRLERFKWLLPSLSNDENVRDAFMESLLQKENREKESWVQSALNNIHHPLRQKSSTKHLKSILEKLEEVQLTGDIFFPKGWLASSIGNYSSKEAFEILSKFLDENPNYNPILEKKLLQTTDNLSRAQEIKK; translated from the coding sequence ATGAAAAAAGCATTTTACTTTTTATCTATTTTATTTATTTTTTCTTGTACTTCTAAACAAGATGATATTATTCTCGACAAAGGAATTTCTTTAGAATTAGCACAATTAAGAAAACAACAAATTTCTGACGTTTTATATCATTTAGATTTTAAAATTCCAAAGGAAAAAACGAGCCCAATTTCTTCTAAATTACAGTTAGATTTAACTTTGAATAATCTTGAAAATGATTTAATTTTAGATTTTAATGAAGAAAAATCACATTTAAAATCATTAAAAGTAAATGGACAAATTTTAGAAATAAAACACGAAAAAGAGCATTTAATTATCGATAAAAAACATCTTGTAAAAGGAGCGAATTCAATCGAAATATTTTTTAATGCTGGAGAAATTTCTCTCAATAGAAACGAAGAGTTTTTATACACTTTATTAGTTCCAGATAGGGCAAGTACCTTGTTTCCTTGTTTCGATCAACCAGATATAAAAGCAAATTATAAATTAAGAATAACTGCGCCAAAAGATTGGAAAGTGTTGTGTGGAGCTTTTGAAGAAAGCGCATTAGAAATAGATGGTTTTACAGAACACACGTTTGCGAAAACCGATTTAATGAGCACGTATTTATTTTCTTTTGTCGCTGGAAAATTTACGGAAGAAATTAAAAATCCGGGTGCATTCGATATGCGTTTTTTATACAGAGAAAACAACCAAGAAAAAATTGATGAAAGTGTGGATGAAGTATACAAAATTCATCAAAATTCGTTGGGTTTTCTAAAGAGTTATACACAAGTAAAATTCCCGTTTCAAAAGATGGATTTTGCAGCAATTCCGCCCTTTCAATATGGTGGAATGGAACATGTTGGTGCGATTCAATACAGAGCTTCTTCTTTATTTTTAGATAAAAATGCGACTCAAAATAGAAAATTAAGCAGAGCAAAATTAATTGCACACGAAACTTCACACATGTGGTTTGGCGATTTGGTTACCATGAAATGGTTTAACGATGTTTGGATGAAAGAGGTTTTTGCCAATTTTATGGCAGATAAAATTATGAATCCTGTTTTTCCAGAGATAAATCACGATTTAAGTTTTATGATGTCTCATTACCCAAGTGCGTATTCAGAAGACAGAACAAAAGGTACAAATGCCATTCGCCAATATTTAGGAAACTTAAAAAATGCGGGTTCTTTATATGGGAGAATTATTTACAACAAAGCACCAATTATGATGCGTCAATTGGAGTTTTTATTGGGAGAAGAAGCTTTTCAACAAGGAATTCAAGAATATATAAAAACATACCAGAACTCAAATGCAGATTGGAACGAATTGGTTTCAATATTAGATAAAAAATCTGCTGGAGATATTAAAAATTGGAGTGATGTTTGGGTGAATTCAGCTGGAAGGCCTGTTTTTTATGAAGAAATCGAATTAAATGAAAAAGGAAACGTTACCAAGTTTGTTATTCATCAAAAAGCAGAAGATGGTTCAGATAAAATTTGGACGCAATCTTTTAGAATTCAATTGTTAGATGAAAGAGGATATTTAAAGAACATTAACATAAAGAATATGGGTAAATCTTTTGATATTACTTTAGCAACAAAAGATTTTAAACCAGGGCAAATTTTGTACAATACAAACGGATTTGGTTATGGTGTTTTTCCTATTTATAAAGATAAAATAGATTCTTATAAAAACATAAAAGATGAAGTTTCAAGAGGATATCAATATATAAATTTATACGAAAATATGTTGAATGGAGAAATCACTCCATTAGAAACCTACAATGTGTATTTAGAGGCAGTTCAGAAAGAAGAAAACGAACTAATTACTGGTTATTTATCAGGTAGAATTCAGCATATATTTTGGACGTTCTTAAATGAGGAAGAGCAAAATAATATTCAGAAGAATTCAGAAACTTCAATTTTTAATTTATTAGAAAGTGAGTTGCCTAAAAATATCAAAAGAACCCTTTTTGGGCTATATCAATCTATTGCTTTTTCAGAAGTTGGTGTAAACAATTTGTATACAATTTGGAAGAAAGATAAAAATATCAAAAACCTCTTTTTAAATGAAAACGATTACACTTCTTTGGCAATGAAATTAGCAATTTTCAAGCATCCAAAAGCCAATGAAATTTTAGAAGAACAGCAAACCCGAATTTCAAATCTAGACAGATTAGAGCGTTTTAAATGGTTGTTACCATCGCTTTCTAATGATGAAAATGTTAGAGATGCGTTTATGGAATCACTTTTACAAAAAGAAAACAGAGAAAAAGAATCTTGGGTGCAAAGTGCTTTGAACAACATACATCATCCTTTAAGACAAAAATCTTCTACAAAACATTTAAAATCTATTTTAGAAAAATTAGAAGAAGTACAATTAACTGGAGATATTTTCTTTCCTAAAGGTTGGTTGGCAAGTTCTATTGGAAATTATTCATCAAAAGAAGCATTTGAAATTTTAAGTAAATTTTTAGATGAAAATCCGAATTACAATCCTATTTTAGAGAAAAAATTACTGCAAACAACAGATAATCTTTCGAGAGCCCAAGAAATTAAAAAATAA
- a CDS encoding VOC family protein, with protein sequence MKYAYTILYVESVFETLEFYKKVFGFSEKFMTPEKDYGELISGETTIAFASFELGNSNFKKGFVKSSISRKPFGIELAFTSENIEIDFKKAISFGAKEFEPIREKPWGQKVGYVTDNNGFIIEICSPIKAQ encoded by the coding sequence ATGAAGTATGCTTACACTATATTATATGTAGAAAGTGTGTTTGAGACACTTGAGTTTTATAAAAAAGTTTTTGGTTTTTCTGAAAAATTTATGACTCCAGAAAAAGATTATGGCGAGTTAATTTCAGGTGAAACTACCATTGCTTTTGCTTCATTTGAATTGGGGAATTCTAATTTTAAAAAAGGTTTTGTCAAAAGTTCAATTTCGAGAAAACCTTTTGGTATAGAATTAGCTTTTACTTCAGAAAATATAGAAATAGATTTTAAAAAAGCGATTTCTTTTGGAGCAAAAGAATTTGAACCTATAAGAGAAAAACCTTGGGGTCAAAAAGTGGGTTATGTAACAGATAATAATGGGTTTATTATTGAAATTTGTTCGCCAATTAAAGCTCAATAG
- a CDS encoding NYN domain-containing protein: protein MDIKLAVLIDGDNIPSAYVKEMMEEIAKYGNPTIKRIYGDWTKPHLSKWKNMLLENAITPIQQYGYTTGKNATDSAMIIDAMDILYSEKVDGFCLVSSDSDFTRLATRLREAGMKVYGLGEKKTPNPFIVACDKFIYIEILKQEASENEEESTEIEKNTKNKYDKITQKEIKFIASTIEDVADDDGWAFLGDVGSLLQKKQPNFDSRNYGFQKLTPLIKSINNFEIEKRDTSKGRLKLIYVKIKEVKSKREKSSN, encoded by the coding sequence ATGGATATAAAATTAGCAGTATTAATAGATGGCGATAATATACCATCTGCTTACGTAAAAGAAATGATGGAAGAAATTGCTAAATATGGCAATCCAACCATTAAACGTATTTATGGAGACTGGACCAAACCACACTTGTCTAAATGGAAAAACATGCTGTTAGAAAATGCCATTACTCCTATTCAACAATATGGTTATACAACTGGTAAAAACGCTACAGATTCTGCAATGATTATAGATGCAATGGATATTTTATATTCAGAAAAAGTAGATGGTTTTTGCTTGGTTTCTAGTGATAGCGATTTTACACGTTTGGCAACTCGTTTGCGAGAAGCAGGCATGAAAGTGTATGGTTTGGGCGAAAAGAAAACGCCAAATCCTTTTATTGTTGCTTGCGACAAGTTTATTTATATTGAAATCTTAAAACAAGAAGCCTCTGAAAATGAAGAAGAATCTACAGAAATAGAAAAAAATACTAAAAACAAATACGATAAAATAACTCAAAAAGAAATTAAATTTATAGCATCTACCATAGAAGATGTTGCAGATGATGATGGTTGGGCATTTTTAGGTGATGTTGGTAGTTTACTCCAAAAGAAACAACCCAATTTCGATTCTAGAAATTATGGTTTTCAAAAATTAACGCCTTTAATTAAATCGATAAATAATTTTGAAATCGAAAAAAGAGACACTTCTAAAGGAAGATTAAAACTTATTTATGTAAAGATTAAAGAAGTAAAATCTAAAAGGGAAAAAAGTAGTAACTAA
- a CDS encoding DUF58 domain-containing protein gives MDLSNVQSSEIKNLDILAKQVVEGFITGMHKSPFHGFSVEFSEHKLYNKGESTRHIDWKLFAKTEKLYTKKYEEETNLRCHIIIDNSASMHYPVVKKQTVDSLNKVGFSAVAAAALMEIFKKQRDSVGLSIYADSYEYYAPEKGSERHRKMLLHQLEQLLVSKSSATTDTYKYLHEIAEKIHRRSLIFVFTDMFQTSKDDEALFEALRHLKYNKHEVVLFHTFDGKTELNFNFDNSPKKFVDLETGEEINVYAENVQEKYKEIVENYFKELKNKCLQYQIDYVPVDIHSGFNQILTKYLISRKKIK, from the coding sequence ATGGATTTATCAAACGTACAATCTTCGGAAATTAAAAATTTAGATATCCTTGCAAAACAAGTGGTGGAAGGTTTTATCACAGGAATGCATAAAAGTCCGTTTCATGGGTTTTCTGTAGAATTTTCCGAACATAAATTATACAATAAAGGCGAAAGCACACGACATATCGATTGGAAACTGTTTGCAAAAACAGAGAAACTCTACACTAAAAAATATGAGGAAGAAACGAACTTGCGTTGTCATATTATTATAGATAATTCAGCTTCAATGCATTATCCTGTTGTAAAAAAGCAAACAGTAGATTCTTTAAATAAGGTCGGTTTTTCTGCAGTTGCAGCAGCTGCATTAATGGAAATTTTCAAAAAACAAAGAGACTCAGTTGGTTTAAGTATTTATGCAGATTCTTATGAATATTATGCGCCAGAAAAGGGTAGTGAGCGCCATAGAAAGATGTTATTGCATCAATTAGAGCAATTATTGGTTTCAAAATCGAGTGCAACTACAGATACTTATAAATATTTACACGAAATTGCTGAAAAAATTCACAGACGCTCTTTAATTTTTGTTTTTACAGACATGTTTCAAACTTCTAAAGACGACGAAGCACTTTTTGAAGCCTTACGTCATTTAAAATATAACAAACACGAGGTGGTTTTATTTCACACTTTCGATGGAAAAACAGAATTAAACTTCAATTTTGACAATTCACCCAAAAAATTTGTCGATTTAGAAACTGGAGAAGAAATAAATGTCTACGCAGAGAATGTGCAAGAAAAATACAAAGAAATTGTAGAAAATTATTTTAAAGAATTGAAAAATAAATGTTTACAATATCAAATTGATTATGTTCCTGTAGATATTCATTCTGGATTTAATCAAATTCTCACAAAATATTTAATTAGTAGAAAAAAAATTAAATAA